A single Myxocyprinus asiaticus isolate MX2 ecotype Aquarium Trade chromosome 50, UBuf_Myxa_2, whole genome shotgun sequence DNA region contains:
- the LOC127438702 gene encoding telomeric repeat-binding factor 2-interacting protein 1-like encodes MSKIAKEEVSYISPVLFLDISGQPIRFYLRPGPTKTQLYPLITNGGGTMCRNQEPGSILLAEPGTVTIAMANTGQTYISTQFIRDCIEQKQQLDIDRYTLTVGPSVQTRMASRSQSNGRLGYSQEDDTAILNFMEKCHHEAKGIRVWKEMEKRHVTDHSWQSMKDRFLKHLQYKLLKKSPAKCPDTPSKKKPLTFIDSSSCMENITRASSQTDSSQKSPQKSVVISDAAETQSATENSLCPTVQTNPSASPERVSSPPDVVEAAGETPQASSNDGEPESRVQVQDQDSTQEQPQSVNEGPEMSKRPRLGEDCDGQDRPDGSNGNSSSLSETRQTACKSSTPTSKKLGILAKAAREFEEYDVMDDESEEDQGASEAPLTKPSDPQESSATPDEVAREPESQAEHHEAQKRSPEDFCNGVTQIPADECSGPSSTAVCITSNAHNFIFDSETQDHHSQSSQEEALSRDLLEVKQHIMSLMGETKKDVVEVTKSLLKASGDLTKAKLYLLEGYDNEIHGPLWTRLDDEILLLGDPCELEQLQLKYGEEDVTRRKAFLKTVVN; translated from the exons ATGTCTAAGATAGCCAAGGAGGAAGTCTCTTACATATCCCCGGTCTTATTCCTGGACATCAGTGGACAACCAATACGATTCTATTTAAGACCTGGTCCTACTAAAACACAGCTTTATCCATTGATAACAAACGGAGGCGGCACTATGTGTCGGAATCAAGAGCCGGGCTCCATTTTACTGGCCGAACCTGGGACCGTGACTATTGCCATGGCAAACACTGGACAAACTTATATCTCTACTCAGTTTATCAGAGATTGTATAGAGCAGAAACAACAAttagatatagatagatacacaCTTACTGTCGGGCCATCTGTCCAGACAAGGATGGCATCCCGCAGCCAAAGCAACGGACGGTTGGGATATTCGCAAGAAGATGATACAGCCATATTGAATTTTATGGAAAAATGTCATCATGAAGCTAAAGGCATTCGGGTTTGGAAAGAAATGGAGAAGCGACATGTCACAGACCATAGCTGGCAGTCCATGAAGGATCGGTTTCTAAAGCACCTTCAGTATAAGCTCTTAAAGAAAAGCCCAGCAAAATGTCCAGACACGCCCTCTAAAAAGAAACCTCTCACATTTATTGACAGCTCCTCATGTATGGAGAATATCACTCGAGCCTCATCACAGACTGATTCTTCACAAAAGTCACCTCAGAAGTCAGTGGTTATCTCAGATGCTGCTGAAACGCAAAGCGCCACTGAGAACAGCTTGTGTCCAACTGTGCAGACAAATCCCTCAGCTTCTCCTGAGAGAGTGAGTTCACCTCCAGATGTGGTTGAGGCAGCAGGGGAAACACCACAGGCCTCAAGTAATGATGGCGAGCCAGAATCTCGTGTCCAAGTTCAAGACCAGGATAGTACTCAAGAGCAACCTCAGTCAGTCAATGAAGGGCCTGAAATGTCTAAAAGACCAAGATTGGGGGAAGATTGTGATGGACAAGACCGTCCAGATG gATCAAATGGAAATTCCTCATCCCTCAGTGAAACCAGACAAACAGCCTGCAAATCCTCGACACCCACCTCTAAGAAACTTGGCATTCTTGCAAAAGCTGCAAGAGAGTTTGAGGAATATGATGTG ATGGATGATGAAAGTGAAGAGGACCAGGGTGCAAGTGAAGCACCATTGACCAAGCCCTCAGACCCTCAAGAAAGTTCAGCCACCCCTGATGAGGTTGCAAGGGAACCAGAAAGCCAAGCTGAGCACCATGAAGCCCAAAAACGTTCACCAGAAGACTTTTGCAATGGGGTAACACAGATACCAGCAGATGAATGTTCAGGGCCCAGTAGCACAGCTGTCTGTATAACTTCCAATGCCCATAACTTCATCTTTGACTCTGAAACACAAGACCACCACAGCCAGTCAAGTCAAGAGGAAGCGCTCTCAAGGGACTTGCTAGAGGTCAAACAACACATCATGAGCTTGATGGGAGAGACCAAGAAAGATGTTGTTGAGGTGACCAAGTCGCTGTTGAAAGCCAGTGGTGACCTCACAAAAGCTAAGTTGTATCTACTTGAGGGATATGACAATGAGATTCACGGGCCCCTTTGGACCCGTCTAGATGATGAGATACTCTTGTTAGGTGATCCATGTGAACTTGAGCAGCTTCAGTTGAAGTACGGAGAAGAGGATGTGACCAGGAGGAAAGCCTTTCTCAAGACTGTTGTTAACTGA